The following proteins are encoded in a genomic region of Fervidobacterium pennivorans DSM 9078:
- a CDS encoding beta-glucosidase family protein has translation MVFDIERVISEMTVDEKISFLVGVGLLSLPNNPAPRVKGAAGETRPIERLGIPGMVLADGPAGLRIDPERENDENKYHATAFPVETMLAATWNRNLLRKVGEAMGEEVKEYGVDILLAPAINIHRNPLCGRNFEYYSEDPLLTGEMAASFVEGVQSQGVGACLKHFVVNEQETNRMTVDTIVSERALREIYLKPFEIAIKKAKPWTVMSSYNKLNGKYTSQNKWLLKDVLRDEWGFDGLVMTDWFAGDNAAEQIKSWNDLLMPGNTYQIFKHRRPEIEEIKEAYERGEITDEMLNERVRTILKVLVKTPSFKGYNYSNKPNLDEHAKVSYEAGCEGVVLLKNENTLPLSPDTKIALFGTGQIETIRGGTGSGETHPRYTINFLDGAIEKGLNVDMELAEFYRKKVSDFRAKDYVITKGQWGEDIVPKLPQDFISEEDIEKYALRNDVGIFIITRISGEGVDRKLEKGDFYLADDEISIMSKLSTAFRKHGKKFVVVLNIGSPIEVESWKNLCDAILLVWQPGQEAGRIFADVISGKVNPSGKLPTTFPKRYEDVPSRSFPGEPKDNPQVVVYDEDIYVGYRYYDTFRIEPAFEFGFGLSYTTFEYSNLKLHRDGGDIVVTFEVKNTGNMVGKEVAQIYVRAPKGKIDKPYQELKGFEKTKLLEPGETQKMEIRVPVSSLASFNGHCWVVEKGEYEIRVGASSRDIRLVGKYVLD, from the coding sequence AAAAGATAAGCTTTTTGGTTGGCGTAGGTTTACTTTCGTTACCTAACAACCCTGCTCCTAGAGTTAAAGGAGCGGCTGGTGAAACAAGACCCATAGAAAGACTTGGTATCCCAGGTATGGTACTTGCAGATGGACCGGCTGGTTTAAGGATAGACCCTGAACGTGAAAATGATGAGAATAAATACCACGCAACAGCATTTCCCGTTGAAACTATGCTTGCCGCCACTTGGAATAGAAATTTGCTTAGAAAAGTTGGAGAAGCAATGGGAGAAGAAGTCAAAGAGTACGGTGTAGATATACTTTTAGCTCCGGCGATTAACATCCACAGAAATCCTCTGTGCGGAAGAAACTTTGAATACTATTCCGAAGACCCGCTGTTAACAGGCGAAATGGCTGCAAGTTTTGTTGAAGGCGTTCAATCCCAAGGTGTTGGTGCCTGTTTAAAACATTTTGTGGTAAACGAACAGGAAACGAATAGGATGACCGTTGACACTATCGTTTCTGAGCGTGCTTTGCGAGAGATATACCTGAAACCATTTGAAATAGCTATTAAGAAAGCAAAGCCGTGGACTGTTATGAGCTCTTACAATAAGCTAAACGGTAAATACACATCTCAAAATAAATGGCTTTTAAAAGATGTGCTCCGTGACGAGTGGGGATTTGATGGGTTAGTGATGACTGATTGGTTCGCAGGTGATAATGCAGCAGAGCAAATCAAATCTTGGAACGATTTGCTGATGCCAGGAAATACGTACCAAATTTTCAAACACAGAAGACCAGAAATCGAGGAAATCAAAGAAGCTTACGAACGTGGCGAAATCACCGATGAAATGTTAAATGAGCGGGTAAGAACCATTTTAAAAGTGCTTGTTAAGACTCCTTCATTCAAAGGATACAATTATTCGAACAAACCAAACCTTGACGAACACGCAAAGGTTTCATACGAAGCCGGATGCGAGGGTGTTGTTTTGCTAAAGAATGAGAATACTTTACCACTCTCACCAGATACAAAAATTGCGCTATTCGGAACAGGGCAGATTGAAACGATACGAGGTGGGACAGGTAGTGGGGAGACTCACCCAAGATACACCATTAACTTCTTGGATGGTGCGATTGAAAAAGGATTGAATGTTGACATGGAACTGGCAGAGTTTTACAGAAAAAAAGTCTCGGATTTTAGGGCCAAAGATTATGTTATAACCAAAGGTCAATGGGGTGAAGATATCGTACCCAAGCTCCCGCAGGATTTCATTAGCGAAGAAGATATTGAAAAATATGCTTTAAGAAACGATGTTGGAATATTCATCATAACAAGAATCTCAGGAGAAGGTGTTGACAGAAAGCTTGAAAAAGGTGACTTCTATCTTGCTGATGATGAAATCAGTATAATGTCGAAACTTTCAACAGCGTTCAGAAAGCATGGTAAGAAGTTCGTAGTCGTTCTAAATATAGGTTCTCCTATCGAAGTGGAAAGCTGGAAAAATCTTTGTGATGCCATACTATTGGTTTGGCAACCAGGTCAGGAGGCAGGAAGAATCTTTGCGGATGTGATAAGTGGAAAAGTGAATCCGTCCGGAAAGCTTCCAACAACATTCCCAAAAAGATACGAAGATGTTCCATCGAGGTCGTTCCCGGGTGAACCAAAAGATAATCCGCAAGTAGTAGTTTACGACGAGGACATCTACGTCGGATACAGGTATTACGATACGTTTAGAATAGAACCAGCTTTCGAATTTGGATTCGGACTTTCGTATACGACGTTCGAATATTCCAATCTAAAGTTACATAGAGACGGTGGAGATATTGTTGTAACTTTCGAGGTCAAGAACACAGGCAACATGGTTGGAAAAGAAGTTGCACAAATTTATGTGAGAGCTCCAAAAGGCAAAATAGACAAGCCTTACCAAGAATTGAAGGGTTTTGAAAAGACGAAGTTGCTTGAACCAGGAGAAACTCAGAAAATGGAAATTAGAGTTCCCGTCTCAAGCCTTGCAAGTTTTAATGGTCATTGCTGGGTAGTTGAAAAGGGGGAATACGAAATAAGAGTTGGTGCCTCATCAAGAGATATCAGATTGGTAGGTAAGTATGTACTAGACTAA